A single window of Ovis canadensis isolate MfBH-ARS-UI-01 breed Bighorn chromosome 15, ARS-UI_OviCan_v2, whole genome shotgun sequence DNA harbors:
- the SLC35C1 gene encoding GDP-fucose transporter 1 isoform X2: protein MNRASLKRSKILHMALMGTSDPPGEAEASQEKPFVLRALQIALVVSLYWVTSISMVFLNKYLLDSPSLRLDTPIFVTFYQCLVTVLLCRGLSSLATCCPGTVDFPALHLDLKVARSVLPLSVVFIGMITFNNLCLKYVGVAFYNVGRSLTTVFNVLLSYLLLKQTTSFYALLTCSVIIGGFWLGVDQEGAEGTLSWTGTLFGVLASLCVSLNAIYTKKVLPAVDGSIWRLTFYNNVNACVLFLPLLLVLGELRALFTFPQLGSAHFWGMMTLGGLFGFAIGYVTGLQIKFTSPLTHNVSGTAKACAQTVLAVLYYEEAKSFLWWTSNMMVLGGSSAYTWVRGREMKKTQEEPHPRENEKSNMEV, encoded by the exons AGAAGCCCTTTGTGCTGCGGGCACTGCAGATCGCCCTGGTCGTCTCTCTCTACTGGGTCACGTCCATCTCCATGGTGTTCCTTAACAAGTACCTGCTGGATAGCCCCTCCCTGCGGCTGGACACCCCCATCTTCGTCACCTTCTACCAGTGCCTGGTGACCGTGCTGCTGTGCAGGGGCCTCAGCTCCCTGGCCACCTGCTGCCCTGGTACCGTGGACTTCCCCGCCCTGCATCTGGACCTCAAGGTGGCCCGCAGCGTCCTGCCCCTGTCGGTGGTCTTCATTGGCATGATCACCTTCAATAACCTCTGCCTCAAGTATGTGGGTGTGGCCTTCTACAACGTGGGTCGCTCACTCACCACCGTCTTCAATGTGCTGCTCTCCTACCTGCTGCTCAAGCAAACCACCTCCTTCTATGCCCTGCTCACCTGCAGCGTCATCATCG GTGGCTTCTGGCTCGGAGTGGACCAGGAAGGCGCGGAGGGCACCCTGTCTTGGACGGGGACCCTCTTCGGTGTGCTCGCCAGCCTCTGCGTCTCGCTCAACGCCATCTACACCAAGAAGGTGCTCCCGGCGGTGGACGGCAGCATCTGGCGTCTGACCTTTTACAACAACGTCAACGCCTGCGTCCTCTTCCTGCCCCTGCTCCTGGTGCTGGGGGAGCTCCGGGCCCTCTTCACCTTCCCCCAGCTGGGCAGTGCCCACTTCTGGGGTATGATGACGCTGGGCGGCCTGTTTGGCTTCGCCATCGGCTACGTGACGGGACTGCAGATCAAGTTCACCAGTCCCCTGACCCACAACGTGTCCGGCACAGCCAAAGCCTGTGCCCAGACGGTGCTGGCTGTCCTCTACTACGAGGAGGCCAAGAGCTTTCTCTGGTGGACGAGCAACATGATGGTTCTGGGGGGCTCCTCTGCTTATACCTGGGTCAGGGGCCGGGAGATGAAGAAGACGCAGGAGGAGCCCCACCCCAGGGAAAACGAGAAGAGCAACATGGAGGTGTGA
- the SLC35C1 gene encoding GDP-fucose transporter 1 isoform X1 — protein MALMGTSDPPGEAEASQEKPFVLRALQIALVVSLYWVTSISMVFLNKYLLDSPSLRLDTPIFVTFYQCLVTVLLCRGLSSLATCCPGTVDFPALHLDLKVARSVLPLSVVFIGMITFNNLCLKYVGVAFYNVGRSLTTVFNVLLSYLLLKQTTSFYALLTCSVIIGGFWLGVDQEGAEGTLSWTGTLFGVLASLCVSLNAIYTKKVLPAVDGSIWRLTFYNNVNACVLFLPLLLVLGELRALFTFPQLGSAHFWGMMTLGGLFGFAIGYVTGLQIKFTSPLTHNVSGTAKACAQTVLAVLYYEEAKSFLWWTSNMMVLGGSSAYTWVRGREMKKTQEEPHPRENEKSNMEV, from the exons AGAAGCCCTTTGTGCTGCGGGCACTGCAGATCGCCCTGGTCGTCTCTCTCTACTGGGTCACGTCCATCTCCATGGTGTTCCTTAACAAGTACCTGCTGGATAGCCCCTCCCTGCGGCTGGACACCCCCATCTTCGTCACCTTCTACCAGTGCCTGGTGACCGTGCTGCTGTGCAGGGGCCTCAGCTCCCTGGCCACCTGCTGCCCTGGTACCGTGGACTTCCCCGCCCTGCATCTGGACCTCAAGGTGGCCCGCAGCGTCCTGCCCCTGTCGGTGGTCTTCATTGGCATGATCACCTTCAATAACCTCTGCCTCAAGTATGTGGGTGTGGCCTTCTACAACGTGGGTCGCTCACTCACCACCGTCTTCAATGTGCTGCTCTCCTACCTGCTGCTCAAGCAAACCACCTCCTTCTATGCCCTGCTCACCTGCAGCGTCATCATCG GTGGCTTCTGGCTCGGAGTGGACCAGGAAGGCGCGGAGGGCACCCTGTCTTGGACGGGGACCCTCTTCGGTGTGCTCGCCAGCCTCTGCGTCTCGCTCAACGCCATCTACACCAAGAAGGTGCTCCCGGCGGTGGACGGCAGCATCTGGCGTCTGACCTTTTACAACAACGTCAACGCCTGCGTCCTCTTCCTGCCCCTGCTCCTGGTGCTGGGGGAGCTCCGGGCCCTCTTCACCTTCCCCCAGCTGGGCAGTGCCCACTTCTGGGGTATGATGACGCTGGGCGGCCTGTTTGGCTTCGCCATCGGCTACGTGACGGGACTGCAGATCAAGTTCACCAGTCCCCTGACCCACAACGTGTCCGGCACAGCCAAAGCCTGTGCCCAGACGGTGCTGGCTGTCCTCTACTACGAGGAGGCCAAGAGCTTTCTCTGGTGGACGAGCAACATGATGGTTCTGGGGGGCTCCTCTGCTTATACCTGGGTCAGGGGCCGGGAGATGAAGAAGACGCAGGAGGAGCCCCACCCCAGGGAAAACGAGAAGAGCAACATGGAGGTGTGA